The following proteins are encoded in a genomic region of Oncorhynchus keta strain PuntledgeMale-10-30-2019 chromosome 35, Oket_V2, whole genome shotgun sequence:
- the LOC118369195 gene encoding uncharacterized protein LOC118369195: protein MKPHGYTGKSSATTSAKETKCNTRVNQAKDKTQRATKSGSGPRVSRGHRLGKVDIKVLEERALGEYTAAMEALLIDPNGVRERLEVRNQEEEEDEKKNDEEEEGGRDGEGSFTEYLNELCSQKEFVTKVGAVLDLQYLSSLLTSDPDTIDLLAQEEAQVDQEMPDVPASVTCSDPEDYATHTASEGCTAQQQAPSLTEHREALSPPMTSYELQFERHCRSMSTSIHRKSRSTSNYDNHNAPDHGPPLFIQTQDGCTVSYLIPPTPSPSGTFQLATSQDGMFQLQGPCPPPQPGNNYSHNAPFPMPTPHLRAFPLPPLPVSHKNDNYHNAPPPQGFFILPENYSPLPNTMAGQDAFQMCPPQRSRHFVFSEDSPEGGPFMFIPMGDYVPHNAPLPMMMNPSPFPLSEHQILSYTPSNQTSQQTQYHYPNNTIAVTDVYYPPGALPVENENNPNLYITTGPNTAYEAILSHGHSSSIELPAVILPVVGSSGQYRTGHSASNFVVQESKDPLSITSVLDLQGGPLQGDLLASEPATSSTTPGVLNNLHRIKSDQQNYNQSGQQNYNPRNEANLSVPLNTSKDGLTFTILPLEREEDGVMEGMSEEEEDSGDSTAGQMGDVPKQEDLEEKKEEDGGREEEEGGREEGVVLSPIQTYPFPSPPPVSSLGPPTPIASPGPFPLAAYHGGRRMLTENPPFRPPNLRLLAMAALIHSVSSTPPEGQGDDNKDEGQLNWKPQDPRPFQLSHPARDRVTPPSGHGDGDTPCTVPIQSFIMAVSCSTPRGDPFLDAHLTGWVRDTPNPAGEGDPEPLPLWATASLSDPTEEPQIGEGSLEHRPQLEEGPRLDVTGRGMEVEAADKGGEEEWRVIDTSSFDGPNTETSDSFNAKMLDCVNSSASDGNKAEASDMRISSQASDMRISSQASDMRISSQASNMRISSQASDMRISSQASDMRISSQASDMRISSQASDMRISSQASDMCISPQASDMRISPQASDMRISSQASDMRISSQASDMRISSQASDMRISSQASDMRISSQASDMRISPQASDMRISSQASDMRISSQASDMRVSSQASDMRVSSQASDMCVSPQASGLDPANVKALNRIDLKVTNVSETNLPDNVNTQATNSAIVQATDTIITEAPCVTNSGSSATVNEKLTDVITATEASGITESCGSAGGNKPSPDSPAIDCVKEFADLSTVPIITQVDSDIESSPPSISSRDPGSTLLSDCMSETVEEAYPRMEETWNQPIEGVNLDESMSDSQASIPGLLHPHSAWDESTPLPLCLEATGVNNDQLQSYTPRDSTRETANISTAHNLLTLGQVEVEHSLTPASRGTS from the exons ATGAAGCCACATG GTTACACGGGGAAGAGCAGTGCCACCACGTCAGCCAAAGAGACCAAATGCAACACAAGAGTTAACCAAGCCAAAGACAAAACTCAGAGGGCCACTAAGAGTGGCAGTGGTCCTAGAGTGTCCCGTGGTCACCGACTAGGGAAAGTGGACATCAAG GTCCTGGAGGAACGTGCTCTCGGGGAGTACACGGCAGCCATGGAGGCCCTCCTTATTGACCCCAacggggtcagggagaggttagaggtcagaaatcaagaggaagaggaggatgagaagaagaatgatgaggaagaagagggaggaagagatggggaaggCTCGTTCACAGAGTACCTAAATGAGCTGTGCAGTCAGAAGGAGTTTGTCACTAAG GTCGGAGCAGTGCTGGATTTGCAGtacctgtcttctctcctcacctcagaCCCCGATACCATCGACCTCCTAGCACAGGAGGAGGCACAG gtGGATCAGGAGATGCCAGACGTGCCTGCAAGTGTTACTTGCAGTGACCCAGAGGACTACGCTACCCACACTGCATCTGAAGGCTGTACTGCACAACAACAGGCCCCGTCACTCACAGAACACAGAGAAGCTCTGAGCCCACCTATGACATCATATGAATTACAATTCGAGAGGCACTGCAGGTCTATGTCCACCAGTATTCATCGTAAGAGCCGTTCAACTTCAAACTACGATAACCACAATGCACCTGACCACGGGCCTCCATTGTTCATACAGACCCAGGACGGTTGTACTGTTAGTTACCTCATCCCTCCTACCCCTTCACCGTCTGGAACTTTCCAACTGGCAACCTCACAGGACGGCATGTTTCAGCTTCAAGGTCCCTGCCCTCCTCCTCAACCTGGGAACAATTACTCCCACAATGCACCATTCCCAATGCCCACACCACACCTCCGAGCCTTCCCTCTGCCACCTCTACCCGTTAGTCACAAAAATGACAATTACCACAACGCACCACCACCGCAAGGGTTTTTCATCCTACCGGAAAACTATTCCCCACTCCCTAACACTATGGCAGGCCAGGATGCATTTCAGATGTGTCCTCCACAACGTTCCAGGCACTTTGTGTTCAGTGAGGACAGCCCTGAGGGTGGACCCTTCATGTTTATTCCTATGGGAGATTACGTCCCGCACAATGCACCACTTCCGATGATGATGAACCCCTCCCCATTTCCTTTGTCTGAACATCAAATCCTGAGTTATACTCCTAGTAACCAGACTTCCCAACAGACACAGTATCATTATCCAAACAATACTATTGCTGTGACTGATGTCTACTATCCCCCAGGAGCTTTGCCTGTAGAAAATGAAAACAATCCGAATCTTTATATAACAACTGGGCCTAATACAGCCTATGAAGCTATATTGTCACATGGTCATAGCTCGTCAATAGAACTACCCGCTGTCATCTTGCCTGTTGTGGGCAGCAGTGGTCAGTATAGAACAGGACATTCAGCCTCAAACTTTGTGGTTCAGGAATCAAAAGACCCACTCTCAATCACTTCAGTCCTTGACCTCCAGGGCGGTCCTCTGCAAGGGGACCTTCTAGCCTCCGAGCCCGCCACATCCTCAACCACGCCTGGGGTACTCAACAACCTGCACCGGATTAAGTCCGATCAACAGAACTACAACCAGTCAGGTCAACAAAACTACAACCCCCGGAACGAGGCAAACTTGTCTGTCCCCTTAAATACGAGTAAAGATGGGTTAACCTTCACGATCCTGCctctggaaagagaggaagatggagtgatggagggaatgAGTGAAGAAGAAGAGGACTCGGGCGACTCCACCGCGGGGCAAATGGGAGACGTGCCAAAACAGGAGGATCTGGAGGAAAAGAAAgaagaggacggagggagagaagaagaagagggaggaagagaagaaggagtAGTACTATCACCCATCCAGACATatcctttcccctcccctcctcctgtctctagtcTAGGCCCGCCTACTCCGATTGCATCCCCCGGCCCTTTCCCTCTGGCGGCTTATCACGGGGGCAGGAGGATGTTGACGGAAAACCCACCATTCCGCCCCCCTAACCTGAGACTCCTAGCCATGGCTGCACTCATCCACTCTGTCTCTTCAACGCCCCCGGAGGGCCAAGGAGACGACAACAAGGATGAGGGTCAACTGAACTGGAAGCCCCAGGATCCTCGCCCCTTTCAGCTGTCTCACCCTGCCCGGGACAGGGTCACCCCCCCTTCAGGCCATGGGGATGGGGATACCCCCTGCACCGTACCCATCCAGTCCTTCATCATGGCTGTCTCCTGCTCCACCCCCAGAGGCGACCCCTTCCTGGATGCTCACCTGACAGGCTGGGTTAGGGACACCCCGAACCCGGCAGGTGAGGGAGAtccagagcctctacctctatgggccactgcctctctctcagaCCCCACAGAGGAGCCTCAAATTGGGGAAGGGAGTCTGGAACACAGGCCTCAGCTGGAGGAAGGTCCTAGACTGGATGTGACTGGGAGAGGAATGGAGGTGGAGGCAGCTGACAAGGGAggtgaggaggaatggagggtgaTAGACACTTCGTCATTCGACGGGCCCAACACTGAAACATCTGATAGTTTCAATGCTAAAATGTTAGACTGTGTGAATAGTTCAGCTTCAGATGGCAACAAAGCTGAAGCTTCAGACATGCGTATCAGTTCTCAAGCTTCAGACATGCGTATCAGTTCTCAAGCTTCAGACATGCGTATCAGTTCTCAAGCTTCAAACATGCGTATCAGTTCTCAAGCTTCAGACATGCGTATCAGTTCTCAAGCTTCAGACATGCGTATCAGTTCTCAAGCTTCAGACATGCGTATCAGTTCTCAAGCTTCAGACATGCGTATCAGTTCTCAAGCTTCAGACATGTGTATCAGTCCTCAAGCTTCAGACATGCGTATCAGTCCTCAAGCTTCAGACATGCGTATCAGTTCTCAAGCTTCAGACATGCGTATCAGTTCTCAAGCTTCAGACATGCGTATCAGTTCTCAAGCTTCAGACATGCGTATCAGTTCTCAAGCTTCAGACATGCGTATCAGTTCTCAAGCTTCAGACATGCGTATCAGTCCTCAAGCTTCAGACATGCGTATCAGTTCTCAAGCTTCAGACATGCGTATCAGTTCTCAAGCTTCAGACATGCGTGTCAGTTCTCAAGCTTCAGACATGCGTGTCAGTTCTCAAGCTTCAGACATGTGTGTCAGTCCTCAAGCTTCAGGACTGGACCCTGCCAACGTTAAAGCATTAAATAGAATTGATCTTAAGGTGACAAATGTGTCTGAAACAAATCTTCCAGACAATGTCAACACTCAGGCAACTAACAGTGCAATTGTTCAAGCAACAGACACAATCATCACTGAAGCGCCTTGTGTTACTAACTCCGGAAGTTCAGCCACTGTCAACGAAAAGCTAACAGACGTGATCACAGCCACCGAAGCCTCTGGTATCACTGAGTCATGTGGTTCAGCTGGTGGCAACAAACCGTCGCCAGACTCTCCTGCTATTGACTGTGTGAAGGAGTTCGCTGACCTCAGTACAGTTCCTATTATCACTCAGGTGGACTCCGACATAGAGAGCTCACCGCCATCCATAAGCAGCAGAGATCCTGGATCAACCCTACTGTCAGACTGTATGAGTGAGACAGTTGAAGAAGCCTATCCTAGAATGGAGGAAACATGGAACCAGCCTATAGAAGGGGTGAACTTGGATGAGTCTATGTCCGATAGTCAGGCTTCCATACCTGGGCTGCTCCACCCTCACTCTGCCTGGGATGAGTCCACTCCACTCCCCCTGTGTCTGGAGGCTACAGGGGTCAACAACGACCAGCTCCAGTCATACACGCCCAGGGACAGCACAAGGGAGACGGCCAACATCTCTACCGCACACAACCTCCTCACCCTGGGGCAGGTTGAGGTGGAACACTCCCTCACCCCAGCATCTCGTGGAa CATCTTGA